The region TTTTTATTACCTTGCTTTCCCTCTTTCCATgacccttctcctcctccttgctcctgcctctgcccaaATGTTTTACTCCTCCAGAATCCCCCAAGGAACTTTCTTGTCTCTGAAGCATCCTCCAGCTGAGAGAAGTTTGAAGGAACACCTCTCCAGAAACTGTGAAGGAAAAGCTTCTGACTTGTGCCCTATGTGTCTTTCTCCACTGCAATAAAACAAGCCCGCATCCAATGTCTGCCTCTGCATCTTTCTGTCACAGGCCAGCCTGGCCTACCAGGCTTTCCTGGTCCTGCTCAGGGCCATGCCAGGCAGGCCGTGGTAGTCTCCCAGCCCcggcagcagcaaagccaggctTAGCTGATTCTGGGGAGCTCTGGACACACACGGGGAGACAGCTGAGGTCCAGCAGCCCAGGCTGAAGGCGCTTGCTCCCTTGTCAGCAGGACATGCAGCCCGAAGGCATCTGCAAGCCTCCAGCTTCCTTGAGCATCACTGGCTCTGAACCAGACACTAGAAGCAGGCAGGGGCAAGGTGCGCAGTGGCTCCAGCCCTGTGTGCCTCCTTGGCTCTGCTTGATGCtctgcaggagaaaggagaTAGAAAGCCTCTGCTTCCATTTCCCTGGATCTCATTTCCTGTAGTCCTGGCACTGGACACctctgaaaagagcctggctccagctTCTTGACAGCTTCCCTTCAGGCCTGTTTGCATAGTGGTTAGAACCCGTGGGCAACTGCTGCTTGAGCAGCACTTAAACCAGCTCCCTGATGCCCTTGCCACAGGAGAGATCCTCTCCATCCTGcaattattttcctgctttcttcccaGCTGGTCCCCTAAACAccacagagcagcttgctcacGTGCTCCCCACTGGGAGGGTCTGAGATTTGGAGGACTAAAactgagaaaactcatgggatGAGGAAAAGAATTCTCTGTAGGGGAAGCAAACACAATGCAGGCaagcaaaacaaggaagcaATTCATTACAGACTTGCCATCAACAGCagatgttcagccatctccTGAAAAGCAGGACTTCACCACATGTAATGTCTGTAGCACAGGGTAGATCTGAATGCTTTTGGCCAAGGTGTGTTTCTGGAACCTCCTCCCCTTGGTGTCCCTACTCATCCCCAAAGCCTTTCCTGAACAAAATGCTCTTCACAACCCCTGCCACATTTATGGCACAGGGTTTAATGCTCTCTCTAATCAAGACTCCTCTGTGAAGATGCCTTGAAATGCTGTATTGTTTCTGCAGAGCATCACGACCTGTTGGAGATGGTGCCACTCCAAGGTGGTGAAGAGCAGGCAAAAGAGCACTGCCTGAGCCTGTCTAGATCTCTGCCCTCTCTCCAGCTCCTGCAAGACCCACCAAAAGCTTTTCTCCAGCCTGACTGAATGTTTCTTGATTCAACAGGATCCACCCTCACCTAACCTGGGCATCTCAGGACCAGCATTTGTCCTCCCACACTTGCCTGGCACCTGCCTCCATGGTCTCCCCAGCTgggagaagaagggagggagacAAAGCTTAGATGCAAGAAAACTTTATTGtgcacagagaggcagaaaagactATCACAGAACCGGATTGCAAATACCAGAGAGCCTGATGGTCAATTCTTGGAGGAAACAGAGGCATTGTCTCCAGAGCATGGCTTCAAGAGTGGCATACCCCTTTGCTGAAGCATTCCAGATCCCCCGAACTTGGCCCATCATCCCCTCAGGGCCTTCTGGTTCAAGATCATGCCCCTGTGGCAACTGAGAAatgagaagggaagggaggagatcAGAGGGCAGAAGAGAGCAGGGATGAGAGGAGGGCATTCGACATTGGCTGCTATCAAGGCCTTGTCTGGGGATGAGGATGCTCAGTGCTCCTCAGGAGCCTGTGCAAGCTATCTCACCCCAGCAGGGTATGGAGATGCTGACCTGGCTCTAGCAGGGCCCACAGGAGTTCCGCAGGCTCTGGGTGTAGCGGGGCAGAGCCaaagggctgcaggcagcaggagcgTAGGGTCTGCCAAAGGTGCAGAGACCCCCCGAGGCCTGAGTGGCCCCAGCACCGTAGAGGCCTCCCAGCCCCAGGTTGCCCCCAAAGGCAGGTGCTCCGGAGGAGCCCACCACGGCttgctgggggaaggagctgaggatggggccGGGGAAGGTGACAACCACAGGCGGTGGCTGGATGAAGGCTGAAGAGTCGGGACACTGGCGGGCACACAGCTCGTTGCAGCTCTCAGCGATGGGCTGGGGGACGGCCACGCTGGTTCTTGGTGGGCACAGGTCGTAGCAAGACATCTTGGTTTGCAATGGGATGGTGCTCTGCAAGAAGTCAGAGATTGCAAGAGAGCAACAAAAGATAACTCCCAAGCTTGACAGCTTGGGCATAGAGCATGGGGAGTAGAGGACAAGCACTCGCAGACTTACCCTGTTCTCTGAGGAGAAGAGGACCCGAGTGGTGCTTGGGAGAGACTGGCAGAGGCTCAGCTTTTATACCGGCCTTGCCACAACTCAGGGCTTCCTCGACCAATCTGCAGAGTTGGAACCACCTCCCTGACAGTGATGACAGAGCTGTCTGGCTCTTGCCATTCTTTGAGTCAGCATCTCCTTGCCAGAACAGCACATGCTGCTTCCAagcttccttccctcccagttCTGATCTGTGGGCTCCAGGACAGCTAACATCTCCCCCACACAACAATGTTCCTCCAAAGCTCCCCGGACACAGTCAAGGACCTTTCAGTTCTGGGTCTGGGCTGGCCGCATCCAGTGATACATGGACCCGAGTGGGCATCTGTGCTCCTTACACCACTTGTGTCAGGAAAGAAGAGCACGGGGACTCTTGCTGGCCCAGATGGGCAGAAGTCAATGGACAGTGCCTGCAGCCATATCGGTGCCCTCTCCCTTGATCTTAGCAGGCAGTGATAAACGGTGCTGAGTAGGCAGATCCCAAGAGGAATGcctttgatttgcttttcattacCTCACGCTTCTGCAGATAATGGACGCTGGGAGCACGTCACACTGTCACTGGTGTGCAGAAAGCCTTGACAAGGCAAATTCTTCCTCAGCACCCTCGTctgctctgtggctctgcaAAGAACGCCTGAGGGGACCTTGAGATCAAGCCCGTGAGGAAGAGCCATGGCACGCATGGCACTTGCAGTCAGCCTTTGTCACGCTGCGTGCCCTCTAACACATGGAGATAATGAAAAGCCAGTGGGGACAATTTGACCCATGAGGTGGCAGCTGTCAAGCAACCAAGCAGGGTAATTGCTGGGGCTGATAGAGCGGGTTGGGGCTGGTGAGGGAACATTGTCAGCAAAACTGCCCCGCACCAAGCAGGGAGGAGCCCTGGAATTGGGCACCATGAGCCATGTGCCCCCAGAGCGGCCGCTGCTCCCCACCCTCACCAGCCAGTATAAAAGCACTGCCCAGGCTGAGAGCTGCCATCCACCGCTCCTGCCTTGCTCTGCTCAGGAAAAGGGtaggtgtgtgtgtgcctgtgggGCTGTGGCTCCTGATGGCCGAGGCCAGCCAGGGACTCCCTGGCCAGGAGAACCCTGGCACAGTGGCTATGTGGGCAGCAGGCTGGGATTTGAAACAGCCCTAAATGATGGTGGAAGGATGGAGGATGGAGCCGCCTGGCGAGGACAAGAAAGCCAGCATCAGCACAGGCTCTGGGGGAGGGAATGTGCGTGAAGAGTAGGGTGTAGATTTTGAATGGATGGGTCAAAGACAAGCGTTGGGCAGTGCAGGCAAGGCAGTGTCTCTGGCCCATGTAGCTCCAGGGCAGCAtgagaaaaaatacagcacttcCATATGTGGGGAATCAAGGCCTCACTCATGGCACCTATCCTTGGTATTGCAGGCTCAGCTCTCTCGCACCAAGATGTCTTGCTACGACCTGTGCCCACCAAGAACCAGCGTGGCCGTCCCCCAGCCCATCGCTGAGAGCTGCAACGAGCTGTGTGCCCGCCAGTGTCCCGACTCTTCAGCCTTCATCCAGCCACCGCCTGTGGTTGTCACCTTCCCCggccccatcctcagctccttcccccagcaaGCCGTGGTGGGCTCCTCCGGAGCACCTGCCTTTGGGGGCAACCTGGGGCTGGGAGGCCTCTACGGTGCTGGGGCCACTCAGGCCTCGGGGGGTCTCTGCACCTTTGGCAGACCCTAcgctcctgctgcctgcagccctttGGCTCTGCCCCGCTACAGCCAGAGGCTCTGGAACTCCTGTGGGTCCTGCTAGAGCCAGCCCCACATTCCCCAGAGTTcctgggacacctcaccctTAAGCCTCCTCTTTTTATTACCTTGCTTTCCCTCTTTCCATGACCCTTCTGCTCCTCCTTGCTCCTCCCCGTGTCCAGATTTTTTACTCCTCCAGAATCCCCCAAGGATCTTTCTTGTCTCTGAAGCATCCTCCAGCTGGAAGAAGTTTGAAGGAACACCTCTCCAGAAACTGTGAAGGAAAAGCTTCTGACTTCTGCCCTATGTGTCTTTCTCCACTGCAATAAAACAAGCCTGCATCCAATGTCTGCCTCTGCACCTTTCTGTcacagcccagcctggcctccCAGGCTTTCCTGGTCCTGCTCAGGGCCATGCCAGGCAGGCCGTGGGAGTCTCCCAGCCCCGGCAGAAGCAAAGCCAGGCTTAGCTGATTCTGGGGAGCTCTGGACACACACGGGGAGACAGCTGAGCTCCAGCAGCCCAGGCTGAAGGCGCTTGCTCCCTTGTCAGCAGGACATGCAGACCGAAGGCATCTTCAAGCCTCCAGCTTCCTTGAGCATCACTGGCTCTGAACCAGGGACTAGAAGCAGGCAGGGGCAAGGTGTGCAGTGGCTCCAGCCCTGTGTGCCTCCTTGGCTCTGCTTGATGCtctgcaggagaaaggagaTAGAAAGCCTCAGCTTCCATTTCCCTGGATCTCATTTCCTGTAGTCCTGGCACAGGACACctctgaaaagagcctggctccagctTCTTGACAGCTTCCCTTCAGGCCTGTTTGCATAGTGGTTAGAACCCGTGGGCAACTGCTGCTTGAGCAGCACTTAAACCAGCTCCCTGATGCCCTTGCCACAGGAGAGATCCTCTCCATCCTGcaattattttcctgctttcttcccaGCTGGTCCCATAAACAccacagagcagcttgctcacGTGCTCCCCACTGGGATTGGCTGAGATTAGGAGGACTAAAATTCAGAAAACTCATGGGATGAGGAAAAGAATTCTCTGTAGGGGAAGCAAACACAATGCAGGCaagcaaaacaaggaagcaATTCATTACAGACTTGCCATCAACAGCagatgttcagccatctccagaaAAGCAGGACTCCACCACATGTAACGTTTGTAGCACAAGGTATAGCTGAATGCTTTTGGCCAAGGTGTGTTTCTGGATCTTGCTCCCTTTGCTGTCCCTACTCACCCCCACAGCCTTTCCTGAACAAAATGCTCTTCACAACCCCTGCCACATTTATGGCACAGGGTTTAATGCTCTCTCACCAAGTCTCCTCTGTGCAGATGCCTCGAAATGCTATATTGTTTCTGCAGAGCATCACGACCTGCTGGAGATGGTGCCACTCCAAGGTGGTgaagagaaggcagaagagCACTGCCTGAGCCTGTCTAGATCTCTGCCCTCTCTCCAGCTCCTGCAAGACCCACCAAAAGCTTTTCTCCAGCCTGACTGAATGTTTCTTGATTCAACAGGATCCACCCTCACCTAACCTGGGCATCTCAGGACCAGCATTTGTCCTCCCACACTTGCCTGGCACCTGCCTCCATGGTCTCCCCAGCTgggagaagaagggagggagacAAAGCTTAGATGCAAGAAAACTTTATTGtgcacagagaggcagaaaagactATCACAGAACCGGATTGCAAATACCAGAGAGCTTGATGGTCAATTCTTGGAGGAAACAGAGGCATTGTCTCCAGAGCATGGCTTCAAGAGTGGCATACCCCTTTGCTGAAGCACTCCAGATCCCCCGAACTTGGCCCATCATCCCCTCAGGGCCTTCTGGGTCCAGATCATGCCCCTGTGTAAACtgagaagagagaagggaagggaggagatcAGAGGGCAGAAGAGAGCAGGGATGAGAGGAGGGCATTCGACATTGGCAGCTCTCAAGGCCTTGTCTGGGGATG is a window of Melopsittacus undulatus isolate bMelUnd1 chromosome 20 unlocalized genomic scaffold, bMelUnd1.mat.Z SUPER_20_unloc_1, whole genome shotgun sequence DNA encoding:
- the LOC117438052 gene encoding scale keratin-like isoform X2 encodes the protein MSCYDLCPPRTSVAVPQPIAESCNELCARQCPDSSAFIQPPPVVVTFPGPILSSFPQQAVVGSSGAPAFGGNLGLGGLYGAGATQASGGLCTFGRPYAPAACSPLALPRYSQRLWNSCGSC
- the LOC117438052 gene encoding scale keratin-like isoform X1 encodes the protein MCPQSGRCSPPSPASIKALPRLRAAIHRSCLALLRKRAQLSRTKMSCYDLCPPRTSVAVPQPIAESCNELCARQCPDSSAFIQPPPVVVTFPGPILSSFPQQAVVGSSGAPAFGGNLGLGGLYGAGATQASGGLCTFGRPYAPAACSPLALPRYSQRLWNSCGSC
- the LOC117435849 gene encoding scale keratin-like; translation: MSCYDLCPPRTSVAVPQPIAESCNELCARQCPDSSAFIQPPPVVVTFPGPILSSFPQQAVVGSSGAPAFGGNLGLGGLYGAGATQASGGLCTFGRPYAPAACSPLALPRYTQSLRNSCGPC